One Xyrauchen texanus isolate HMW12.3.18 chromosome 34, RBS_HiC_50CHRs, whole genome shotgun sequence genomic window carries:
- the alg8 gene encoding probable dolichyl pyrophosphate Glc1Man9GlcNAc2 alpha-1,3-glucosyltransferase, translated as MAAPMTNDHSCVFALALGVSFLKCLLINAYYSTDFDVHRNWLALTHSLPISQWYYEATSEWTLDYPPLFAWFEYGLSHIAKLFDKEMLVVQNLNYSSPATVLFQRLSVIVADVVLFYAVKECCKCLREDKGKDILGKPSFILAVLLLWNFGLLIVDHIHFQYNGFLFGVLLLSIARHFQGRHLEGALLFSILLNLKHIYLYIAPAYGIFLLRCFCFTQNNADGSLQWRSFSLLRLVALGTIVLSTFAVSFGPFIALGQLPQVLSRLFPFKRGLCHAYWAPNIWTLYNIADKALSILGVKFKLLDNNKLPKASMTGGLVQEFQHSVLPSVSPLATLVCTLLSILPALFRIWHRPNGARGFLRCLVVCALGSFMFGWHVHEKAILIAILPLSLLAVENREDARIFLILSTTGHYSLFPLFFTTQELPIKIFLMMLFTIFSFTSLKNLFRKGGALVNSLEALYILGLIPLELTCEFVYPMTVWQKTYPFLPLMLTSVYCALGVTYAFIKLYILLLTCSNNTNKIKTQ; from the exons ATGGCTGCGCCCATGACTAACGATCATAGTTGTGTTTTTGCTCTGGCACTCGGAGTCTCCTTTCTTAAATGTCTTTTGATAAATGCCTA CTACTCTACTGATTTTGACGTTCATAGAAACTGGCTTGCCCTGACTCACAGTCTGCCAATCTCACAGTGGTATTATGAg GCAACATCTGAGTGGACATTGGATTATCCGCCTCTCTTTGCATGGTTTGAATATGGACTATCACATATTGCCAAATTGTTTGATAAGGAGATGCTGGTTGTTCAGAATCTGAATTATTCAAGTCCAGCCACggtcctgttccaaaggctgtcaGTCATTGTGGCTGATGTGGTCTTATTTTATGCAGTTAAAGA GTGTTGCAAATGTTTGCGAGAAGACAAAGGAAAAGACATTTTAGGGAAACCATCTTTCATCCTGGCAGTTTTGTTGCTGTGGAACTTTGGGCTTCTAATTGTTGACC ATATTCATTTCCAATATAATGGCTTTCTGTTTGGTGTTCTTCTTCTGTCAATAGCGAGACATTTTCAG GGCAGACACTTGGAGGGGGCCTTGCTGTTTTCCATCCTTTTAAACCTGAAGCACATATATCTCTACATTGCACCTGCATATGGGATCTTCCTGCTGAGATGTTTTTGTTTCACCCAGAACAATGCAG ATGGGTCTTTGCAGTGGAGAAGTTTCAGTCTTTTACGATTGGTAGCACTTGGAACAATTGTTTTGTCTACCTTTGCAGTGTCATTTGGACCTTTTATAGCACTG GGTCAGCTTCCACAAGTTCTGTCAAGACTGTTCCCTTTCAAGCGTGGTCTGTGTCATGCATACTGGGCACCAAACATCTGGACACTTTACAATATAGCCGATAAAGCTCTTTCCATCTTGG GTGTGAAATTCAAACTGCTTGACAACAACAAACTCCCCAAAGCCTCAATGACCGGTGGTCTGGTTCAAGAGTTTCAGCACTCTGTGCTCCCTTCAGTCTCTCCTTTAGCAACACTTGTTTGTACGTTACTCTCAATACTG CCTGCTCTTTTCAGGATATGGCATAGACCTAATGGAGCTAGAGGATTCTTGCGGTGTCTTGTCGTTTGTGCCCTTGGATCATTTATGTTTGGTTGGCATGTACATGAAAAAGCCATTCTGATAGCAATACTTCCTTTGAG TTTGCTTGCAGTGGAGAATAGGGAAGATGCCAGGATTTTTCTTATCCTCAGTACAACTGGTCATTATTCCTTATTTCCACTCTTCTTCACAACCCAAG AGTTGCCCATCAAAATTTTTCTCATGATGCTGTTTACAATCTTCAGTTTCACCTCACTAAAGAATCTGTTCAG GAAAGGAGGTGCTTTGGTGAACTCACTGGAAGCATTATATATCTTGGGCCTGATTCCCCTGGAGCTCACCTGTGAGTTTGTTTACCCAATGACTGTCTGGCAGAAGACTTACCCCTTCCTGCCTctgatgcttacctcagtttacTGTGCACTGGGTGTGACATATGCCTTCATCAAACTATATATATTATTGCTTACCTGttcaaacaacacaaacaaaattaaaactcAATGA
- the guca1d gene encoding guanylate cyclase activator 1d, producing MGNNHASLDDILAEDMHHWYNKFMRESPSGLITLFELKAILGLQGMNENANSYVDQVFFTFDMDGDGYIDFVEYIAAVSLLLKGEINQKLKWYFKLFDQDGNGKIDKDELETIFTAIQDITRNREIVPEDVVTLIYEKIDVNGEGELTLEEFIEGAKDHPDIMDMLKKLMDLTPVLIIIVNGRQKPNMEG from the exons ATGGGTAACAACCATGCAAGTCTGGATGATATCCTTGCTGAAGATATGCACCACTGGTATAACAAGTTCATGAGGGAGTCTCCATCAGGCCTGATCACACTATTTGAGCTTAAGGCCATTCTTGGACTACAAGGCATGAATGAGAATGCGAACAGCTATGTGGACCAGGTGTTCTTCACTTTCGACATGGATGGG gatgGATATATCGATTTTGTGGAATATATCGCTGCCGTTAGTTTACTGCTCAAGGGGGAAATTAACCAGAAGCTAAAGTGGTACTTCAAACTTTTTGACCAGGATGGCAATGGGAAAATTGACAAGGATGAATTAGAGACAATATTCACG GCTATACAAGATATCACACGAAATCGAGAAATCGTGCCAGAGGACGTGGTGACTCTTATATATGAAAAGATTGATGTCAATGGAGAGG GTGAACTCACACTGGAGGAATTCATTGAAGGAGCAAAAGATCATCCAGACATTATGGATATGCTGAAGAAATTGATGGACCTCACTCCAGTcctaattattattgttaatggACGACAGAAACCAAACATGGAAGGTTAG
- the dub gene encoding duboraya isoform X1 — MEQHSIVKKPSVAELAGKFSCQMPHMTDAEVNKPVRRRPPRSLQLPVNNDAGQGQNEKGTATTSPRKNRNSALIEKLQASLTLSPTAPPTFPKSVGVVKLPVSPSSPSSPSSPSVTLTPKQEEAPASFEGPAEGNILKSINKGRARHSIKRRPPSRRNRKSSTDECGEEVDKAASAALEHTTPNGHERDVFEDQKASDTALLSSEEQIVLETTSTDSEKTSIKEAEPETVETVTVKEVEEEEEKTEQEQKEEKRDEEPQLADNTESTVQEDACEEPVTQHTEPDTITDEKEQEQKEEEEVKH, encoded by the exons CAACATTCTATTGTAAAAAAGCCATCTGTGGCCGAACTAGCTGGGAAATTCAGTTGTCAAATGCCCCATATGACAGATGCTGAAGTG AACAAGCCAGTGAGGAGGAGGCCCCCACGCTCACTGCAGCTACCTGTCAATAATGATGCAGGTCAAGGCCAGAATGAG AAAGGGACAGCAACAACATCACCCAGAAAGAATAGAAACTCTGCCCTCATTGAGAAACTACAG GCCAGCCTTACACTGTCTCCAACGGCCCCACCGACCTTTCCCAAGAGCGTGGGGGTGGTGAAGTTGCCAGTGTCGCCCAGCTCCCCCAGCAGTCCCTCTAGTCCTTCTGTAACTCTTACGCCCAAACAGGAGGAAGCTCCTGCTAGCTTTGAGGGTCCTGCCGAAGGAAACATTCTCAAAAGCATCAACAAG GGTAGAGCTCGCCATTCAATCAAGCGCCGGCCACCATCTCGCAGAAACAGGAAGTCCAGCACAGATGAATGTGGAGAAGAGGTGGATAAGGCAGCCTCAGCTGCCCTTGAACACACAACTCCAAACGGGCATGAGAGAGATGTGTTTGAGGATCAGAAGGCATCTGACACAGCATTGTTGTCCTCAGAAGAACAGATTGTACTAGAAACTACATCAACAGATTCAGAAAAGACCAGCATAAAAGAGGCAGAACCAGAGACAGTGGAGACTGTGACTGTGAAAGAAGtagaagaggaagaagaaaagacagaacaagaacaaaaggAAGAGAAACGTGATGAAGAACCACAGTTAGCTGACAACACAGAGTCTACAGTGCAAGAAGATGCATGTGAAGAGCCAGTCACTCAACATACAGAACCTGACACAATAACAGATGAGAAAGAACAGGAACAGAAAGAAGAAGAGGAAGTAAAGCATTAG
- the ccdc90b gene encoding coiled-coil domain-containing protein 90B, mitochondrial encodes MSCWRIFLRRQCQFNTFFKPHQLNMQPLCHRRGFHPSTAVKTYDVRKVELTPLEQRKLTFDSHALVTELESSGFEKRQAEVIVTALVTLTTANMDIVYRDMVTGAHQEIALQQIMAHLDSIRKDMVILEKSEFANLRSENAKMKTELEQIKNRLQEESQRIRADAKLDINLERSRVTDMFTEQEKTLMEVRTEFQKKNSELESETVETSKKIDIQVASLKTLLESLKLETIRYLAACIFTCLAIALGFYHIWK; translated from the exons ATGTCATGCTGGAGAATCTTTCTGCGTAGACAATGTCAATTCAACACCTTTTTTAAACCGCACCAGCTTAACATGCAACCACTGTGTCATCGGAGAG ggTTTCATCCATCGACTGCTGTGAAGACTTACGATGTAAGAAAAGTCGAATTAACGCCACTGGAGCAGAGGAAACTTACATTTGACTCCCATGCGCTTGTGACTGAGCTGGAATCGAGTG GCTTTGAGAAGAGGCAGGCAGAAGTGATCGTAACAGCATTAGTGACTCTTACTACTGCCAACATGGACATTGTATACAGAGATATGGTCACAGGAGCCCATCAA GAAATAGCACTTCAACAAATCATGGCTCATCTAGACTCGATCAGGAAAGACATGGTTATTCTGGAAAAGAGTGAATTTGCCAACTTGCGTTCAGAAAATGCT aaaatgaaaacagaacTGGAACAAATAAAGAACAGATTACAG GAAGAAAGTCAAAGAATCAGAGCAGATGCAAAATTAGATATTAATCTGGAGCGAAGTAGAGTTACAGACATG tttactgAGCAAGAGAAAACACTGATGGAAGTTAGGACAGAGTTTCAAAAAAAG AATTCAGAACTGGAAAGTGAAACAGTAGAAACCTCAAAGAAAATAGACATTCAAGTTGCCTCTTTGAAAACCCTGCTGGAATCCCTAAAACTGGAAACAATTCGTTATCTTGCAG CATGCATCTTCACCTGCTTGGCAATTGCATTGGGTTTCTATCACATATGgaagtga
- the dub gene encoding duboraya isoform X2, whose translation MENKPVRRRPPRSLQLPVNNDAGQGQNEKGTATTSPRKNRNSALIEKLQASLTLSPTAPPTFPKSVGVVKLPVSPSSPSSPSSPSVTLTPKQEEAPASFEGPAEGNILKSINKGRARHSIKRRPPSRRNRKSSTDECGEEVDKAASAALEHTTPNGHERDVFEDQKASDTALLSSEEQIVLETTSTDSEKTSIKEAEPETVETVTVKEVEEEEEKTEQEQKEEKRDEEPQLADNTESTVQEDACEEPVTQHTEPDTITDEKEQEQKEEEEVKH comes from the exons AACAAGCCAGTGAGGAGGAGGCCCCCACGCTCACTGCAGCTACCTGTCAATAATGATGCAGGTCAAGGCCAGAATGAG AAAGGGACAGCAACAACATCACCCAGAAAGAATAGAAACTCTGCCCTCATTGAGAAACTACAG GCCAGCCTTACACTGTCTCCAACGGCCCCACCGACCTTTCCCAAGAGCGTGGGGGTGGTGAAGTTGCCAGTGTCGCCCAGCTCCCCCAGCAGTCCCTCTAGTCCTTCTGTAACTCTTACGCCCAAACAGGAGGAAGCTCCTGCTAGCTTTGAGGGTCCTGCCGAAGGAAACATTCTCAAAAGCATCAACAAG GGTAGAGCTCGCCATTCAATCAAGCGCCGGCCACCATCTCGCAGAAACAGGAAGTCCAGCACAGATGAATGTGGAGAAGAGGTGGATAAGGCAGCCTCAGCTGCCCTTGAACACACAACTCCAAACGGGCATGAGAGAGATGTGTTTGAGGATCAGAAGGCATCTGACACAGCATTGTTGTCCTCAGAAGAACAGATTGTACTAGAAACTACATCAACAGATTCAGAAAAGACCAGCATAAAAGAGGCAGAACCAGAGACAGTGGAGACTGTGACTGTGAAAGAAGtagaagaggaagaagaaaagacagaacaagaacaaaaggAAGAGAAACGTGATGAAGAACCACAGTTAGCTGACAACACAGAGTCTACAGTGCAAGAAGATGCATGTGAAGAGCCAGTCACTCAACATACAGAACCTGACACAATAACAGATGAGAAAGAACAGGAACAGAAAGAAGAAGAGGAAGTAAAGCATTAG